The following are from one region of the Nicotiana tabacum cultivar K326 chromosome 3, ASM71507v2, whole genome shotgun sequence genome:
- the LOC142177467 gene encoding uncharacterized protein LOC142177467: MYSINASSVWGDLKERFNKFDCSRIFQIHKVIATITQGTSSISAYFSKLRLLWAQFHNLAPIPGCDYAKSREFVVFIKRLKLLQFLMGLNESYELTKSQLLMMVPVPTINKAYSMLMKMESQRSMENADAREDLYSKKVKGISRESEGLYLFLQKSTNNNNNIARGLNGTKEKLNIGLCHKRLGYASTVTIKQILGLGQEECKVAINNCTICPLARHTRLPFHNSTSRSSDVFELLHIDVWGPYNVPTLDGNKIFLTIMDDCSRTTWLFLLKLKSDVIVMLRNFFSLVKTQLGKTVKMLRSDNGGEFINTNCFHLFQSLGIIYQRTCVYTPQWNRIAERKHIHILEIARPVRFQGGKSPYKGFYKRKSKPDHLRVIRCLCFAKKVHNHDKFAARATATVMWDTQQSTKGTYYMTSLIVFFVNRDVHFKEHIFPFKHKPATQPSLFSEVELNNNPNLDYTTNEQAEVQKEDLKIQEKEFPVQEEESHDHYEETHEGVARQQHKSYSHDELMHQNEN, from the exons atgtACTCGATAAATGCCTCATCAGTTTGGGGAGATTTGAAGGAGCGATTTAACAAATTCGATTGCTCTAGGATTTTTCAGATACATAAGGTGATTGCTACTATAACTCAGGGAACCAGTTCTATTTCtgcttatttttcaaagttgCGTCTGTTGTGGGCTCAGTTTCACAACCTAGCTCCAATTCCTGGCTGTGATTATGCCAAATCACGTGAATTTGTAGTATTCATAAAGCGGTTGAAGTTGTTACAATTTCTAATGGGACTCAATGAGTCTTATGAACTGACAAAGAGCCAACTTCTAATGATGGTGCCAGTGCCTACTATCAACAAAGCCTACTCGATGTTGATGAAAATGGAGAGCCAGAGGAGCATGGAAAATGCTGATGCTAGAGAG gacctctacagTAAAAAGGTGAAGGGGATTAGTAGAGAAAGTGAAGGACTTTATCTGTTTCTTCAAAAAtctaccaacaacaacaataatatagcAAGAGGATTGAATGGAACAAAGGAGAAGTTGAACATTGGACTGTGTCATAAAAGGCTTGGCTATGCATCAACAGTAACCATAAAGCAGATCTTAGGTTTGGGACAAGAAGAATGTAAAGTAGCAATAAATAATTGTACAATCTGCCCTTTAGCAAGGCATACTAGACTACCTTTTCACAACAGTACAAGTAGGTCTTCTGATGTTTTTGAGTTGTTACATATTGATGTGTGGGGGCCATACAATGTACCTACACTTGATGGAAATAAAATATTTCTGACTATTATGGATGATTGTTCAAGAACTACTTGGTTGTTTCTGCTTAAACTTAAAAGTGATGTAATTGTGATGCTCAGGAATTTCTTCTCATTGGTTAAAACTCAACTTGGGAAAACAGTAAAGATGTTAAGATCTGATAATGGTGGAGAGTTCATCAACACCAATTGTTTTCATTTGTTTCAATCTTTAGGGATAATATATCAGAGAACATGTGTTTATACTCCTCAGTGGAATAGAATTGCTGAGAGAAAACACATACATATTCTGGAAATTGCAAGACCAGTCAGGTTTCAAGGAG GGAAGTCTCCTTATAAGGGTTTttataaaagaaaatcaaaaccggATCATCTGAGAGTAATAAGATGCCTTTGCTTTGCCAAGAAGGTCCATAACCATGACAAGTTTGCAGCAAGAGCAACTGCAACAGTTATGTGGGATACTCAACAGTCAACAAAGGGTACATACTATATGACCTCACTAATTGTGTTCTTTGTTAATAGGGATGTTCATTTCAAGGAGCATATTTTTCCTTTCAAGCACAAGCCAGCTACACAACCATCATTGTTCTCAGAAGTTGAACTAAACAATAATCCAAACTTAGATTACACTACAAATGAGCAGGCAGAAGTTCAAAAGGAGGACTTAAAAATTCAAGAAAAGGAATTTCCAGTTCAAGAGGAGGAATCCCATGATCACTATGAGGAGACTCATGAAGGAGTTGCTCGACAACAACATAAAAGTTACTCTCATGATGAACTGATGCATCAGAATGAAAATTAA